Within Wyeomyia smithii strain HCP4-BCI-WySm-NY-G18 chromosome 2, ASM2978416v1, whole genome shotgun sequence, the genomic segment TACCACTGAGCCACGATATCACGGAATGTCCCGGGTTCTCGGTCCTGAcgaattcgtgtggggttctgatgctgattccaaaatcgaggtccaaacgtgttcttgtcgttttgttgaatgtagacggaaggaaataggactagactggggcaaggatggatttcaggaaaatgtatatgagggacatgtagggtaggtcacggctcgccaaaacatcacgaacaggaacagctggtagCCTACCTCCAGCCCGAAGGAAATCTATCAATTTAGACCTGAcgtcacggtgtacagagcatgaccaaacaacgtgctttatgttgtgataaccttcaccacaggcacagataccactatccccgagcccaatacgacagagatgcgcatcaaatctctagtgattggacataagccgagacatcacacAAATGAAGTCGGCcttttgtggcttcaacaccgtttcacctGAAAGCTCCAGGTATATTCAAGGTATAATATAGTTAGTAAAGTATAGTAGAAAggcgctgcactgggtcatttccaggattaaGGAGGAGGATTAAGGAGGAGTCGTctaccccatctacaaaaagggcgacaaattGAAGTGCCGCAATTCTCGCTCATTAATGCcgtctacaaaatactctcgcaGATCTATCACTTTTAATCAGAAGGTTCGTGAGCTAGTTCCTACTtgttgtttaacatcgcccttgaaggtgtgATTCGGAGGGTGGGCATCGACACAAGGGCACGATTTTCACGAGGTCGGTTTACCCAACAGACAATGTTGTTGTACAACAGCTTATAAGGCGCCAGCTTAGCCGAAATCCGCCTAATAGCATCTTAACAAGCTATAgatcaacgaaattgtttccTAGGTAGCTTctaggcttcgcggatgactttgacattaTAACGCGTAATTTTACGACGGCGGAAGAGGCCTACGCTCTACTCATAACCGAAGCCAGACGAACCGTACTTGCGAGCGAAAGaatccaaggagaacaacataaGCCTCCTAACTCGAGCCTCTGTAGGCAGCGATCATCTTGAGGTGGTCGACAAGCTCGTGTATTTGAGCTCACTGGTGCCCGCTGGCAATAAAACCAGCAAAGTGATCCAAAGATCagctcaagctcatcgccgtctacagagaTTTGAGTTAGGAGGCTTATGTTGTTCTCGATTTTCAGTCGGACGTAGGCCTCTTCCACCATCGTAAAATTATGTGTTATAATATCAAAGTCATCCGTATATAGGCTTTAAATAGTAGGCACGATACGCTTTGGAAAACACTTCCATCAAAAACCTAAGACCGATAATCCTCCACGAAATCGAGGCAACAACGGTTCTCGCGGAGGACTTAATCACCCTTTAAGTTTTCGAACGCAAGATGttgtggactatctacggtgagTACAGACAGATGACGGAAAATGGCGAAAGCGCATGAACCAGCTTTACGCGCTACTTGCAGAGAACCATAATGCACATCTGGCAAAAGTCGATAGACTGTGGTGGATCGGTCACGTCGTGAGGATATCGGACGACAACACTGTGAAACTGCTTTTCCtgagcaaccctaccggcaccagaaatagagagaCTAGAAAGACTTGCGGATGATGGGACACCTGGGGAACATGGTGACAACTTTTTCGACACACCACGGCTCTAGCCGGTTGGTTAGTAAAATATGATCAATCTAAATTCTAGTAAATAGTATTTTATTGGCATTTTGCCGGATTAAAAAGTATTCAAACGAAAATTGTACGAATGTGATTCGCACGAAAGCAAGAATAAGAGCCAATATGACCGTATATgaaaaacttgttttatttCATAGCTAaccaagaaaaataaaaacaaaattacaacTATTTTGTCATGTTTTATTGTATAAAAATCCTTGTAAAGAGCATCAGTAGTTTAAAATACTACACTTATCACGATTTTCTCGCTTTGTTCGATTTGAAGGAAATGTCTAGTTAGAATGTTTATAAGGAACCATTTTGCCTTACACTACCGTTATTACAAGTCTAAATTCGTAGAGTAAACTCACAAAAGGTTTTTAATGCAGTTCAAAACATAGTTCAGTAGGCTTTCTTTGGGCACTTCGCCGTTCAGCATGAAAATATCCGTTCGATCCTTGAATTCTTTGGAATGCTTCTCATAGAACGGCCAAACGCACATTTCGAAATATCCGATAACATCCGGCGGGTCGTAAACGCGCTGCACTCTCCTAGCATAGCACTTCTCGTAGGGAAGATGCAGATGCAACTTGATACTGCACAAATCCAGTGTGAACGGATGGTTAAATATGAGAAACCCCTCAATGATCAACACATTAAGTTTGATATTCATGTTTTGGAATGTTTCATTTTTGGACTTTTTGATCAAAGTCGTAGACCGCTGGTTCACTGAAGCTGTGTTTTCGTCATATTTATTCAGATAATTACTCAGGAAATGGTCAGCAAAAATATTATCTTCGTCGTTAACGGGATCCGTCTGTTCAGCAATATTGCTATCCGTTTCACTCTTACTCAGCTGCTGACAATTATAGAGAATAAACTTGTGACCCAGTATCATCATGATGTCGTGACACATTCGATCCATATCAATAGACGACATGATTTCCCAATTGATATGGTTGAGTTTTTCAATGAGCGTGTGTTTAGGGCTATCCACAGGCAGAAAATAATCATCTTGGCAAAGAAGAGTTATCCTGTTCAATGTGatgttttctttgaaaataattttattcagatGACCACTGAAATAACTCTGGAGAGACTTCGCCAGAGTTGTTTTACCGCCATTGGTAACGCCCGACACGCCTATTACTAGCCATGTTTCCATTGTGCATTGAACGGATTCACCTACAAAAGAATGTCAAAATAAACTATTTAGACAGCAGTAATCCCTTAGATTAGCAAAAAGATATCAATATGGTTGTTGAAATTACTTTGGAATTCAGATTTTCTCATAATCGAGATTATTTTTATACATCCCTAAATGAAAACTTTTGCCACTTTATATTTACACCGTATAGGTACCTCTGCGAGCagaataacaaataaaattaaatgaagCCACACAGAGTGTTGACTTGAGAGCcttatcatttaaaaaaaaaactcgacacTTGACCTTGAATCTATCACATCATGATCTCGATGTTGCAGTGGATCGGTAAATAATTGACTGAATCATATACTTACAGTTTAATCGTATTAATCCGTGTGGGCTTTCAATTGATTTCTCAAATGGTATAACGTGAAACCAGCCAGGCCTCCAAGAAACAGCACTCCGAAAACAGCAGGAATTAGAAAAGCAAAATATGTGTCCGGGAACAGCAAATGAATCCAGCTCTCTACAAGGATAGATTGAATATAATTGACATCACAAGCCTGTTCAGTGCAGGCAGTAATCATGAGTTGTCTAACAGCAATTTAAGTTAATTATGGAACAGCATCC encodes:
- the LOC129722308 gene encoding nicotinamide riboside kinase 1; protein product: METWLVIGVSGVTNGGKTTLAKSLQSYFSGHLNKIIFKENITLNRITLLCQDDYFLPVDSPKHTLIEKLNHINWEIMSSIDMDRMCHDIMMILGHKFILYNCQQLSKSETDSNIAEQTDPVNDEDNIFADHFLSNYLNKYDENTASVNQRSTTLIKKSKNETFQNMNIKLNVLIIEGFLIFNHPFTLDLCSIKLHLHLPYEKCYARRVQRVYDPPDVIGYFEMCVWPFYEKHSKEFKDRTDIFMLNGEVPKESLLNYVLNCIKNLL